The following proteins come from a genomic window of Maridesulfovibrio zosterae DSM 11974:
- a CDS encoding serine dehydratase subunit alpha family protein, giving the protein MIKQNWSEYAKIIKREVVPALGCTEPIAIALAASKAAETLGKEPENVKVLVSGNLLKNGMGVGVPGTGMTGLDIAAAVGVTGGKSELSLEVLRDLDADQLAKAKKLMAEGRLSVELADTEELLYAEVFVDAGTESARCVIARAHNAIALVEKNGEEIFSTPLLSNDKESSDCKMTMADIYEFATEAPVEYLQFILEAAELNEAVAVEGLSYDWGLQVGKSIAKDIEDGIRSDDIVSFAIKMTAAASDARMEGINMPVMSNSGSGNQGITATLPVLAFARRRNATEEQLIRALILSHLSAIHMKSHLGKLSALCGASLAATASGCGIVLLLGGGLKDVENTIKNTLGDIAGMICDGAKTSCALKVASAVEAAINSALLAMKGIAIPGKDGILDDDIEACIRNVGELGSVGMAQTDKVILKIMTDKRATPSFT; this is encoded by the coding sequence ATGATTAAGCAGAATTGGTCTGAATACGCAAAAATAATTAAGCGTGAAGTCGTCCCTGCTCTGGGGTGTACAGAGCCTATTGCAATTGCACTTGCAGCATCCAAAGCGGCTGAGACTCTTGGGAAGGAACCTGAAAATGTTAAGGTTCTTGTAAGCGGAAATCTTCTTAAAAATGGTATGGGCGTTGGCGTTCCAGGTACAGGAATGACCGGACTTGATATCGCAGCAGCTGTTGGTGTGACTGGTGGAAAATCAGAACTGTCACTTGAAGTGTTGCGTGATCTTGATGCTGATCAGTTAGCAAAAGCCAAGAAGCTTATGGCTGAAGGACGTCTCAGTGTTGAACTGGCTGATACTGAAGAGTTGCTTTATGCTGAAGTTTTTGTAGATGCCGGTACAGAAAGTGCCCGATGTGTGATTGCCAGAGCTCACAATGCCATAGCATTGGTTGAAAAAAATGGTGAAGAGATTTTTTCTACTCCGCTTTTAAGTAATGATAAGGAATCTTCTGACTGCAAAATGACAATGGCAGATATCTATGAATTTGCCACAGAGGCTCCGGTTGAATACCTTCAGTTTATTCTCGAAGCTGCTGAATTAAATGAAGCTGTTGCTGTTGAAGGGTTGTCCTATGACTGGGGATTACAGGTAGGTAAGTCAATTGCCAAAGATATTGAAGATGGAATTCGCTCTGATGACATTGTTTCATTTGCTATAAAAATGACCGCTGCTGCATCAGATGCTAGAATGGAAGGCATCAATATGCCGGTAATGAGCAATTCCGGCAGTGGTAATCAGGGAATTACTGCAACTTTGCCAGTTCTTGCTTTTGCAAGACGTCGCAATGCAACTGAGGAACAGCTTATACGTGCTTTAATTCTCAGTCACCTTTCCGCTATTCATATGAAAAGTCATTTGGGCAAGCTTTCCGCGTTGTGCGGTGCAAGTCTTGCCGCCACTGCTTCCGGATGTGGAATTGTTCTGCTGCTTGGCGGTGGACTTAAAGATGTTGAAAATACGATCAAAAATACTCTTGGCGATATTGCAGGAATGATCTGCGATGGAGCTAAGACTTCTTGCGCTCTTAAAGTCGCTTCAGCTGTTGAAGCTGCAATTAACTCTGCATTACTTGCCATGAAAGGGATTGCCATCCCAGGAAAAGATGGAATCCTTGACGATGATATTGAAGCCTGCATCCGCAACGTAGGTGAACTGGGTTCCGTGGGTATGGCTCAGACTGATAAAGTTATTTTAAAAATTATGACCGATAAAAGAGCTACTCCTTCCTTTACTTAA
- a CDS encoding cation:dicarboxylate symporter family transporter has product MSAESKLKDFGLILKLVVGIAAGVVIGLMANDAVMEVVVTAKYVMGQFIFYTVPLVILAFIAPAITRLGQNAHKMLGAGVCLAYLSAAGAATFAAVAGYVIIPHLSIATSVEGLVELPKVVFQLNIPPIMSVMTALVTAIIIGIATIWVKAVTFENILGEFESIMMQVVTRIIIPILPFFIAATFAGLAYEGSLTHQLPVFLEVIVLVLTGQFIWLTVLYTIAAIISKKNPMEVIKHYPPAYLTAVGTMSSAATLPVSLECAGKSKILCKDTVEFMVPMGATIHLCGSVLTETFFAMTISMMLYGHLPAVSTMALFILLFGIFAIGAPGVPGGTVMASLGIVVGVLGFDPAGVALLMAVFALQDSFGTACNVTGDGALALMLEGLFNSNGELEKARA; this is encoded by the coding sequence ATGTCGGCTGAATCAAAATTAAAAGATTTTGGACTGATTTTAAAATTGGTCGTAGGTATTGCCGCGGGTGTTGTCATAGGACTTATGGCAAATGACGCTGTGATGGAAGTCGTAGTCACTGCAAAATATGTAATGGGACAGTTTATTTTTTACACTGTCCCTCTTGTAATTCTTGCGTTTATTGCTCCTGCAATTACCAGACTGGGGCAGAATGCTCATAAAATGCTGGGAGCCGGAGTCTGTCTGGCATATCTTTCCGCTGCCGGAGCAGCAACATTTGCAGCAGTTGCCGGATATGTAATTATTCCGCATCTTTCTATCGCCACTTCTGTTGAAGGTCTGGTCGAACTTCCTAAGGTTGTTTTTCAACTTAACATTCCTCCAATCATGTCTGTAATGACTGCTCTGGTGACTGCAATTATAATAGGTATTGCAACTATTTGGGTTAAGGCAGTCACTTTTGAAAATATTCTTGGTGAATTTGAATCAATCATGATGCAGGTTGTTACCCGTATCATTATTCCTATTCTTCCTTTCTTCATTGCAGCAACGTTTGCCGGCCTTGCATACGAAGGCAGTCTGACTCATCAGCTTCCTGTATTTCTGGAAGTAATTGTGCTTGTTCTGACCGGACAGTTTATATGGTTGACCGTGCTGTATACAATTGCAGCAATAATCTCCAAGAAAAATCCTATGGAAGTCATTAAGCATTATCCGCCGGCTTACTTGACCGCAGTAGGTACTATGTCCAGCGCTGCCACTCTGCCTGTTTCTCTTGAATGTGCCGGAAAATCCAAAATTCTTTGCAAGGATACAGTTGAATTCATGGTTCCCATGGGAGCGACTATTCATCTTTGCGGTTCAGTTCTGACTGAGACATTTTTTGCAATGACTATTTCTATGATGCTTTATGGTCATCTTCCTGCTGTGAGTACAATGGCTCTTTTCATTCTGCTTTTCGGTATCTTTGCAATCGGGGCTCCGGGCGTCCCCGGCGGAACTGTTATGGCTTCCCTCGGAATTGTTGTAGGCGTGCTTGGTTTTGATCCTGCCGGGGTCGCTCTTCTGATGGCAGTATTTGCTCTTCAGGATAGCTTCGGTACTGCATGCAACGTTACCGGTGACGGTGCCCTTGCACTTATGCTTGAAGGCTTATTCAATAGTAATGGTGAATTAGAAAAGGCTAGAGCTTAA
- a CDS encoding RidA family protein, with protein MKKVVISEKAPAAIGCYSHAIETENMVFTSGQLPINAETGKMPESASEQARQSLENVKHVLEAAGTSMENVVKTSVYIQNIEDFPAINEVYATYFSEPFPARSCFEVGKLPLGALVEIEVIAVK; from the coding sequence ATGAAAAAAGTAGTAATCAGTGAGAAAGCTCCCGCAGCAATCGGTTGTTATTCTCATGCAATTGAAACAGAGAATATGGTCTTTACATCCGGCCAGCTGCCTATAAATGCAGAAACAGGAAAAATGCCTGAGTCCGCATCTGAGCAAGCCAGACAGTCCCTTGAGAATGTGAAGCATGTTCTTGAAGCTGCTGGAACAAGCATGGAAAATGTTGTTAAAACATCTGTGTATATTCAGAATATTGAAGATTTTCCGGCAATTAATGAAGTTTATGCCACTTATTTCTCAGAGCCTTTTCCTGCCCGCAGCTGTTTCGAAGTTGGTAAACTCCCACTTGGCGCTTTAGTTGAAATTGAGGTTATCGCGGTTAAATAA
- a CDS encoding helix-turn-helix transcriptional regulator → MSAEVYSQTLSINNYIPLVAFLGSFIGENCEVVLHGTANKEKSVLAIANSHISGRSIGAPLTDLALKFLVDGVYKNHDWMMGYTTEARNGHILHSATYFIKDAEGELLGMLCLNMDTSDILAVREMINKVISSAGFEKQVDKEECVSGRQEEVHRETFPKSMEDLTESLIAQVVSDTNILPERMTSDEKIEIVSTLNDRGVFMLKGAIKVVAKHLAVSEATAYRYLHKVSG, encoded by the coding sequence TTGTCAGCCGAAGTCTATTCTCAAACTCTATCGATCAATAATTATATTCCACTTGTCGCGTTTTTAGGCTCTTTTATAGGTGAGAACTGTGAGGTTGTGCTTCACGGGACAGCAAATAAAGAAAAGTCTGTCCTTGCTATTGCAAATTCTCATATTTCAGGTCGCAGTATAGGTGCCCCTTTGACTGATCTTGCTTTGAAATTTCTGGTTGATGGAGTCTACAAGAATCATGATTGGATGATGGGCTACACTACCGAGGCTCGTAACGGACATATTCTTCATTCTGCAACATACTTTATCAAAGATGCTGAAGGTGAACTGCTGGGAATGCTTTGCCTGAATATGGATACGTCAGATATTCTGGCTGTACGGGAAATGATTAATAAAGTTATAAGCAGTGCCGGTTTTGAAAAACAAGTGGATAAAGAAGAATGCGTCAGTGGTCGTCAGGAAGAAGTTCATCGCGAGACATTTCCTAAATCAATGGAAGATCTGACCGAATCACTTATTGCGCAGGTTGTATCTGATACCAATATTTTGCCCGAACGCATGACGTCAGATGAAAAAATAGAGATCGTTTCCACTCTCAATGATCGGGGAGTATTCATGCTCAAAGGGGCAATCAAAGTAGTCGCAAAACATCTAGCTGTTTCAGAAGCAACAGCTTATCGCTATTTGCATAAGGTTAGCGGATAA
- a CDS encoding sensor domain-containing diguanylate cyclase, whose product MTIDKFDFEATLLTTNFATRLLAMQINIEVLIDRALEAFCDLGSCKNATLIMYDEKQELKGIAASVNGQRFLIDEELTMTEAMMEAAKSLKPVIRPVCNKTEFPLPTDSCCKNNTCLCVPLVGSRDSIRGFVTLYREKSKPWEISELFQLGIVSTVAAISFENSELFRQTIEDSLTGLYLRRYLFIRLEEEIQRLKRRGGSISIIMLDIDHFKRVNDTYGHDIGDKVLKAVGKVLKESCRTGVDLPCRYGGEEFAVMMPGSTKEEAEVVAERIRLACEKTVISTTEYTIKVTLSSGVASVNECKTISGDTLMKKADKRLYRAKKTGRNKIVCVDC is encoded by the coding sequence ATGACCATAGATAAATTCGACTTTGAAGCCACCCTGCTGACGACCAACTTCGCCACTAGACTGCTTGCAATGCAGATAAATATAGAAGTTTTAATTGATCGAGCCTTAGAAGCATTCTGTGATCTTGGATCCTGTAAAAATGCCACACTCATTATGTATGACGAGAAGCAGGAACTAAAAGGTATTGCAGCTTCTGTAAATGGACAGAGATTTCTTATTGATGAAGAACTCACGATGACAGAAGCAATGATGGAAGCAGCCAAAAGTCTTAAACCTGTTATACGTCCTGTTTGTAATAAAACAGAGTTTCCTCTTCCTACAGATAGTTGCTGCAAAAACAATACATGTCTTTGCGTCCCACTTGTTGGCTCACGAGATTCAATCCGTGGATTTGTCACTTTATACCGCGAAAAATCAAAACCCTGGGAAATATCAGAACTTTTTCAACTTGGAATTGTTTCTACTGTTGCAGCAATCTCTTTTGAGAATTCAGAACTTTTCCGCCAGACCATTGAAGACAGTCTGACCGGGCTTTATTTGCGCCGTTATCTTTTCATCCGTCTGGAAGAAGAAATTCAAAGACTGAAAAGGAGAGGTGGCTCCATTTCAATAATAATGTTGGATATAGATCACTTCAAACGTGTAAACGATACCTACGGCCATGACATAGGAGATAAGGTCCTGAAAGCTGTCGGTAAAGTATTGAAAGAAAGTTGCCGTACCGGAGTTGACCTTCCCTGTCGATACGGAGGGGAGGAATTCGCAGTAATGATGCCGGGATCAACAAAGGAAGAAGCTGAAGTGGTGGCAGAACGAATTCGGTTAGCCTGTGAAAAAACCGTTATTTCTACAACAGAATATACTATCAAGGTAACCCTTAGTTCAGGGGTTGCTTCGGTCAACGAATGTAAGACAATCTCAGGTGACACATTGATGAAAAAAGCTGACAAAAGACTCTACAGGGCCAAAAAAACCGGTCGCAACAAGATTGTCTGTGTAGATTGCTGA
- a CDS encoding cobyric acid synthase produces the protein MESLQDKFSKIAEENDKYTHGGNLRKLSERAGCPSCEIVDFSANINPLGPPSWLQQETVSALAEVDRYPDPECTELTLAACEKYSVWPTECVAGNGASELISAITRIGGFKRAVIPVPCYVDYERSCKMAGLKTEQIPLDPQKAFAPDFETLSSFLSASPALVFLAQPNNPTGTAFDPAELKALASKHPDSRFIVDESFADFVPGLERLTGNRPPNVITIVSLTKFYAIPGLRLGLAFASPDIIMEIKNILPCWSVNILAQKVGLRCLRDNEYERRTIEATIRLREELVEGIMQVPGIRVLPSQANFMLCQVQRVGMDAAGLIEHLLKNKVAVRHCDNFDGLDSTYFRIAVRTKEENQKLIDGLRSFSGMDVSAPKASKTPALMIQGTCSNAGKSILAAAFCRIFLQDGFKVAPFKAQNMSLNSFVTDDGLEMGRAQVTQAAACKMSPNVRMNPVLLKPGSDIGSQVIVMGKPVGNMKVQEYVKYKSTAFEAVKEAYDSLSSDRDIMVIEGAGSPAEINLKQHDIVNMAMAKYAEAKVIITGDIDRGGVFAALAGTMDLIESKERELVCGFLLNKFRGDASLLTPALDFTLHHTGKPVLGTIPYIGNLGLPDEDSVSFKEDINKSGSKGKRKDCVDIVCIDLPRISNFTDLDALRDEPDVNLRIVDKPENLGKPDAIIIPGSKSTLSDLNHLQETGLAQAVTDMRDKAVLVGICGGFQMLGQYISDPDQIESDGGTASGMGLLPLQTTLAPEKTLTRTNGIHSQSKMEVSGYEIHHGKTEPLLPIVRAAIVPQGFTGGVPVSKALGFGTKSGMIWGTYLHGIFDADPFRRWFIDSLRTKNGLPKLEKIQTTFGMEEALDRLADVVRENVDMKAIYAALGF, from the coding sequence ATGGAGTCCTTGCAAGACAAATTTTCGAAAATAGCGGAAGAAAACGATAAATACACTCACGGCGGGAATCTGCGTAAACTGTCAGAAAGGGCAGGCTGTCCCTCCTGCGAGATCGTTGATTTTTCAGCCAATATCAATCCTCTGGGTCCTCCATCATGGTTGCAGCAGGAAACAGTGTCTGCTTTAGCAGAAGTAGACCGCTATCCTGATCCAGAATGTACCGAACTGACTCTTGCCGCCTGTGAAAAATACTCCGTATGGCCGACCGAATGTGTAGCAGGAAACGGTGCTTCAGAACTGATTTCAGCCATTACCAGAATAGGTGGATTCAAGAGAGCTGTTATCCCTGTACCCTGCTATGTGGACTACGAACGGTCCTGCAAAATGGCAGGACTCAAAACGGAGCAAATACCTCTTGATCCTCAAAAAGCATTTGCACCTGATTTTGAAACTCTGTCTTCTTTTTTGTCAGCCTCTCCCGCACTGGTTTTTCTGGCCCAGCCCAATAATCCTACAGGAACAGCATTTGATCCTGCAGAACTCAAAGCACTTGCCAGCAAGCATCCTGATTCTCGTTTTATCGTTGATGAATCTTTTGCGGACTTTGTTCCGGGACTGGAAAGACTGACTGGCAACCGCCCTCCGAACGTAATCACAATTGTCTCACTAACAAAATTTTATGCTATCCCCGGCCTGCGTCTGGGACTGGCTTTTGCTTCACCAGACATCATTATGGAGATCAAAAATATACTGCCCTGCTGGTCAGTTAATATTCTGGCCCAGAAAGTAGGATTACGATGTCTGCGTGACAACGAGTATGAACGCAGGACAATTGAAGCAACAATCCGCCTGCGTGAAGAATTAGTAGAGGGGATAATGCAGGTTCCGGGAATCAGAGTACTTCCCTCACAGGCAAACTTCATGCTGTGTCAGGTCCAGCGGGTAGGTATGGATGCCGCAGGACTGATTGAACACCTGCTTAAAAATAAGGTTGCGGTACGCCACTGTGACAACTTTGACGGACTGGATTCCACATATTTTCGCATTGCCGTACGCACTAAAGAGGAAAACCAAAAACTCATTGACGGACTGCGCTCTTTTTCCGGCATGGATGTATCAGCACCCAAAGCAAGTAAAACTCCAGCCCTCATGATTCAGGGAACATGTTCTAATGCAGGTAAATCCATTCTTGCCGCAGCATTTTGCAGAATTTTTCTACAGGACGGTTTTAAAGTTGCCCCCTTTAAAGCTCAGAATATGTCACTTAATTCATTTGTAACAGATGATGGACTTGAAATGGGCCGCGCGCAGGTCACACAGGCAGCAGCATGTAAAATGTCACCTAACGTGCGCATGAATCCAGTACTGCTCAAACCGGGCAGTGATATCGGGTCGCAGGTTATAGTCATGGGCAAGCCTGTGGGAAATATGAAAGTACAAGAATATGTAAAATATAAATCTACAGCCTTCGAAGCGGTTAAAGAAGCATACGATTCACTAAGTTCGGACCGCGACATTATGGTCATTGAAGGAGCTGGAAGCCCGGCTGAAATAAACCTCAAGCAGCATGATATCGTAAACATGGCTATGGCTAAATACGCCGAGGCCAAAGTTATCATCACTGGGGATATTGACCGTGGCGGAGTATTCGCTGCTCTTGCCGGGACAATGGACCTCATTGAGTCCAAGGAACGGGAGCTTGTCTGCGGATTTCTACTCAATAAATTTCGCGGAGATGCCTCACTACTGACTCCGGCCCTTGATTTCACACTGCACCATACAGGAAAGCCGGTACTGGGAACTATCCCGTATATAGGGAATTTAGGACTGCCTGACGAAGATTCCGTCTCGTTCAAAGAAGATATTAATAAATCCGGCAGCAAAGGTAAGCGTAAAGACTGCGTTGATATTGTCTGTATCGATCTGCCCCGCATATCCAATTTCACAGATCTGGATGCCCTGCGTGATGAGCCGGATGTCAATTTACGCATCGTTGATAAACCTGAAAACCTAGGTAAACCTGATGCAATTATTATCCCCGGCAGTAAATCGACATTAAGCGACCTCAATCACCTACAGGAAACAGGATTGGCTCAGGCTGTGACAGATATGCGTGATAAAGCTGTTCTAGTCGGTATTTGCGGTGGCTTCCAAATGCTGGGTCAATATATCAGCGATCCGGACCAAATAGAATCAGACGGAGGCACAGCATCGGGTATGGGACTGCTTCCTTTGCAAACAACCCTTGCGCCGGAAAAGACCCTGACTCGTACAAATGGAATACATTCACAAAGCAAAATGGAAGTCAGCGGATATGAAATCCACCATGGTAAAACAGAACCACTACTCCCTATAGTGAGGGCTGCAATAGTCCCTCAAGGCTTCACGGGTGGAGTTCCAGTCTCAAAAGCCCTTGGATTTGGGACAAAATCGGGTATGATCTGGGGAACATATCTACATGGTATATTTGATGCTGATCCTTTCAGGCGTTGGTTCATAGATTCCCTGCGAACCAAGAATGGACTGCCCAAACTCGAAAAAATCCAAACAACATTTGGAATGGAAGAAGCTCTTGACCGCCTGGCCGATGTTGTAAGAGAAAATGTGGATATGAAAGCTATTTATGCAGCTCTTGGCTTTTAG
- a CDS encoding GNAT family N-acetyltransferase: MIREVRSDEYQYLSELWLRTSIKAHSFVPQNFWVSNLSVMRDEYLPASETWLIEDESNIVGFMCLVDDQLAALFIAPEKQGRGLGALLIEKAKKLRSRLELSVYTQNTGAVVFYEKHGFAILVEQQDVHTGFAELVMCWDR, from the coding sequence ATGATCAGAGAAGTTAGATCTGATGAGTATCAGTACTTAAGTGAACTTTGGTTGCGGACTTCGATTAAGGCACATTCATTTGTTCCGCAAAATTTCTGGGTAAGTAACTTAAGTGTTATGCGTGATGAATATTTACCGGCATCAGAAACGTGGCTGATTGAGGATGAAAGTAATATTGTCGGATTTATGTGTTTAGTTGATGATCAGTTGGCTGCACTTTTTATTGCTCCAGAAAAACAAGGAAGAGGCCTTGGGGCACTTTTGATAGAGAAAGCTAAAAAGTTACGATCTCGGCTGGAGCTTTCCGTTTATACTCAGAACACCGGGGCAGTTGTTTTTTATGAAAAACACGGTTTTGCTATCCTTGTCGAGCAGCAGGACGTGCATACTGGATTTGCAGAATTGGTTATGTGCTGGGATAGATAA
- a CDS encoding WecB/TagA/CpsF family glycosyltransferase has translation MIESKVINLLGVRMNAWTMGETVDEIFSRLKYGLFTQHVVVNVAKLVNMGRDEVLNESVQSCDIVNIDGMGVVWGAKFLGIDVPERVAGFDLFHELLGRAAKDGEPVFLLGARQEVVSKAVQNLENKFSGLTVAGFHHGYFWDDEEAVVKKIAESGAKLLFVAITSPKKENFINRWRQQLGVDFVMGVGGTFDIVAGKSKRAPKLVQRFGLEWFYRFLQEPQRMWKRYLVTNTLFALKLMRAKLLG, from the coding sequence ATGATTGAGAGCAAGGTCATAAATTTATTGGGTGTACGTATGAATGCGTGGACCATGGGAGAGACTGTGGATGAAATTTTCAGTCGTTTGAAATATGGCCTTTTTACTCAGCATGTGGTGGTAAATGTTGCTAAGCTGGTGAATATGGGCAGGGATGAAGTTTTGAACGAGTCGGTTCAGAGCTGTGACATTGTTAATATTGATGGCATGGGCGTTGTCTGGGGAGCTAAATTTTTGGGGATTGATGTGCCTGAGCGGGTAGCTGGTTTTGATTTGTTTCATGAATTGCTGGGCCGGGCGGCAAAGGACGGTGAACCTGTTTTTTTACTTGGCGCACGGCAGGAAGTGGTAAGCAAAGCGGTTCAAAATCTTGAAAATAAATTTTCAGGGCTGACTGTTGCAGGATTCCATCATGGTTATTTTTGGGATGATGAAGAAGCTGTTGTTAAAAAAATTGCTGAATCAGGGGCTAAGTTGCTTTTTGTGGCTATTACATCGCCGAAAAAGGAAAATTTTATTAACCGTTGGCGGCAGCAGCTGGGTGTTGATTTTGTTATGGGCGTGGGCGGGACTTTTGATATTGTAGCAGGAAAATCAAAACGTGCCCCGAAGTTGGTGCAGAGGTTCGGTCTGGAGTGGTTTTACAGATTTTTGCAGGAGCCGCAGCGCATGTGGAAGAGGTATCTGGTTACGAATACTCTTTTTGCACTGAAATTAATGCGCGCCAAACTGCTGGGATGA